A segment of the Moorena sp. SIOASIH genome:
TGTCCGAGACGTTGGTCGAAACAGTTACCTGTGTCCCTTTTGCCCTCTTTTCTCTTCTTCGAAGCTCTGCCTTGGATAGTTGTAAATCCGTTTACCTGTTTAACCGGTTTATAATATTGTTCATGTGAATGGGGAGCCTCACTGCACAACCAGCCTGCCCATTCTCCTGTATCCTGTTGCCAAAAATTTAGACTCTGCTGATAATGCTCCAAGGCCAGATTAATTTGGTCATTTTCAAAGGCATCTCGCCCTAGAATAAAGTGCTTGGTAGCTAGTAGGATAGAATCTACGCTGATGTCACGAGATTGCAAATCCTGTAATGCCCACTCAAATTCTTGGCGTCGGTGGCAATCGGGAGCCAAAGAAAGCACCTTGTTGGGCAAAAACTCTCCCAAGTCTCTAGCCAAAATATTGGCAAAGATTTCATCTGCCGTTCTATAACATAAAGCGAGTAATTGGTCAATGGTAAGTTCAAACCGAATCGAGGTAGTAGCCCAATTTTTAAAATAAGGAGCAAGCCTCATCAACTTTTGAAGTCCCTTGTCAGTTACCCATACAACTAAAGGACAGGTTAAGCATTTGGGCAATTCATCTCGGACCTGGTTAGCCGAAAGTAGTACCTGGTTGATGCCATCAACTGACTCTAGACCCGATACCATTAGGGCAGATGTTGTCCCATACTGTTGGGTGCTAAAGATATTACTAAATAGAGTTTGACTAGACTTGTTAAGAACTAGCTCACCTATGGTGAGCTCTGTGATTTCTCGGACGTACTCCCATATTTGCTTCCTAAATAACTCGTAGTTGCATCGCACCAAAATCAGTGCAAATTCTCCTTGGGAGAACATTATTGCCCGGGATAGGGTTAATAGAGAGCGAGCACTGTATGGGGCTAGTGTTTCTGGGGGATTTTGCTGCTTCATGTCACTAACCTTTTGACCCCTACTGGTACATAAATTCCCTATTACTAGGGTGATTTACCCTCTAGATAGTAATCTTACTATCAGAACTTATCGGTAAGTACGGGTTTTCACTGATAAAAAACAATAAGTATAATCAGGCCTTAATCAAGAAAAACATCTCTCATAAGTACCTTGATAAATAGTTCAGTAATTACTACTACTTATTTAATCAATATATTTAATTAAAATTATTAATAGCAATGATAAATTCACTTATTGACCCTCAAGTCCATAGCGTGGATATCAGTGATTTCCCGGAATTTTTCTGGTTTTCTAGTGGGGTGGAACTATAAGTTCCTAGAGGAAAACAGATAAAATAGTTAAACTATCAGGACAACCGCCGTCACTCTACCTTGAGGGGCGGCGGTTGTCCTGACTAGATCAGTTTTCAACTCAATTAGGGATAAAATTTCTCCCTTTGAACCAATTAGTAGGTGGTAGGTGGTAGGTTCTAGATGAGGGGATGTACCTTACCTGAGGGGGGTGAACCTGAAGGCTCAACTAATGTCATACCAAGGGTTGAGAGAAAGTTCTTCCTCAAAAAGAAAAGGTGATTAACAGGTAAGGGTCGCACCTGTTGAGTTCTAATTTCGAGGTCAATAGTCCGGCTCAATTTTCCAGAACACCCCACACCCTGCACCCTTAACCCTATATCATACACCGCCTTCTCTGGCAAAATCCCATAGGTGCGCTTTCCGTTGGTGAATTAAATTCGCCACGGGTCGCACCTTTGGAAGCCAAGGGATTTTAGCCTTCTTACAGAGCTAGAGACCGAAACTTTTCTGTTTCTGCTAAGGCTGGGTTGATCCCAAACCAGCGCCCTTGTTGATCTTGGTATTCATAGACAAACATACTGCGCAACAAGGTTTGATATTCTTGTTCCCCCTTGACGGACTGCTGTTGCACGACTTGAGATAGCAACTTCCACTCTTCCTCTTCAACAGCCAGAGTCAAGTCATCTCGGTATCCCTTAATCACACTCTCTAAACAACTCCTGGAAAAGGGTGGGTCTTCATGTTGCAAACAGTTATAGAGCAACCCTAACAAGTTACGGACATGACCGCCACTAATGCGACACATCCGGTCGAGGGTTTCTGGGCTATCAAATACTAGTGGAATCAGGTTGAGCCGCTGTTGAGGATCAACCATTGGAAAAGCTCGGGCTAGCAATAGCTGTCGCAGCAGTGCCATACCTTCTGGATAGTCACGACCATCCCGTAACTGTATGGGCACCATGGGCAAAATTTTGGGAGCCACACCACCACCGACTCGATTTTTGAGAGTTTCGTACTCGTTGGAGAACATTAAGGACAAGGGTAGAGTGTAAACCACATGGCAGTTCAAACGCCTTAACTGAGTACCACGGTCGATAAAGAGATACTCTGGCTGGGAACGACCTGAAGCCATGGAGCGATTATCAACTCGGTCAAGATTATCAATAATCACCACCAAACCCCTTTTCCCACGCAACTTCAGCTGCTGAATCGCTGATTGTAAAATTTCTTCGTTGATGGCATTCAAAATGCTTTGGGTGCGGGGTTCTAGGTGCTGTCGTAGCAGTTGGCGTTGCTGAGGACTGTCTTTACTTCTGGCTGTAATTTTGGCAATGCCTACGGAAAATTCGGCTTCTGTTGAAAACTCGATAGGAGTTTGCAAAAAGTCTTTGATTTCATTAAATAATTTACTAAAGTAACTGGCTCTGAGCTGTATGCTGATCGCTTCTAGGCTTTCACAGACTGACCTAGCGATGCTGAGTAAAATGTCACTGACATCAACATCCACCATGTCTAGGTCTTGAGAGGACTCAAAATAAACAACATGAAATTGCTGCTTCTCCAACTCGGCTTTAAGTCTTAACAACTCAGTAGACTTACCACAGCCAATGTGACCAGTAAACAATTGACAGGTAGGTTCATCTGGTGACAGACGGGTAATGGTTCGTCCTAAAGCTTCGATAATCTTTCCTCCCCTGACAGCGGAAAAATCGATATAGTATGGATGGTCTTCTGGATTACCCATATCTAAGGTTTTAGCTGGGTTACACGCTTTGAAAAATCTTGGTAGATGCAGTTCCATAAATTAACCTCCTACCGTTGTGGTGATGGTTGTGGTTTACAGAAGGCGGTTAGAAAGCCCACTCCTTCAACAGGGTGAGATAGAAAGCGTCGCCAGTAATTAGTCTTTTGTAAAAGACTAATCACTAATCACTGGCTCATCCCACGACCAAGGTACGTGGAATGAGTTAACTATAGAGGACTGATTAGGCACCAATGCCTTTTCCCATCAGGCTGATGGAACCTGTTAAGTATAAAACGTGGGAACCTAGTAGTGGTTAAATTAAAAAAAGTATTTGGTGCTCACTGAGGAATTGCAAAGTTCAAACCTTGTCGTTACCCAGATTTTTGGGTAGATTGGCGTGAAGCGATCGCGCCGCAGCGCAAACGCCCACGCGCCAATTGTCAGGCTTACTTCAAGTCATAAATGTACTCTGTCGATTGATCGGTAGTAGATGACCAACATCGCATCAGTCTCTCAATCACAATTGTCTAATCGACGCAAACAACTGCGACGGATACGCCGGATTCAATTTTATCAAAGGATTTGGCGTACACTTTTGGTGGGCGGTATCGCTGGAAGTTTACTCTGGGCAATAACTTTACCAGATTGGATGATTCGTCACCCAGAACAAATCGAGATTCAAGGGAATTATTGGCTTTCTGCTGAAGCGATTCGCTCCCTGCTGCCTTTATCCTATCCCCAGTCTTTACTGCAAGTACAACCCCAAGTCCTTGCCGAGTTTCTGGAGTCTGAAGCTCCTATTGCTTCGGCTCTAGTTAGCCGTCAACTAATACCACCAGGATTGACAATACAAGTTAGAGAGCGTCAACCAGTGGCTATTGCTGAGCAGAGTAAGCTCCAAACCAGAAAAACTAAAAACTCTACCCCAACCTTGGGTTTAGTCGATGAGCAAGGGATCTGGAGCCCCAAGAGCAGTTACGAACCACTCTCGGCCAACCTGCAGTTGCCGAAGTTGAAAGTGATTGGTCAAAATTCCGTTTATCGCCCTTACTGGTTCGATTTTTATCAAGCTGTGAGTCAGTCGGCTGTAAAAGTTTTCGAGATCGATTGGCGAAATCCAGCCAACTTAATTCTGAAAACCGAGTTAGGAAATGTACATTTAGGTCCTTACACTGAACGCTTCCCCACGCAACTGAGAGTTCTAGATCAGATGCGAGAATTGCCGAAGCGCACACAAAAGAGCAAAATAGCTTACATTGACCTGCAAAACCCAGACTTACCATCGATTCAAATGATGACAGACTATGAAAGTGTGCAATCGAGAGTTAAATAAGGATAAGCGTTGAAGGTCAGACAGGTGATTAGCCCTACTCTGACGGCTAAACCGAGGCGATATTTCCAGAACCATTGTTTTGTTTCAGGTTAGTTATCGGGTTAAGAGCCTGCCGTTGCCAGGGTCTTTGGTTTTTCAATCAACTTACTCTATAGTTAACTCAGACTGCTACATATAACTTATAAAGATAAAGATAAACACTTACCCTCACCTGTTGCAATGACGCTTAATAGTCAACTAGGGCTTGCTGCTCAAAGTTCTAAAATCATCGCAGAAGCAGATCTGTCATTAGGATCCGACAATACACATCCTTTTAGTAACTCTGTATTACAATTCGGTCAAACTTATGATTCTAATCGCATACCCAGGGAAGAAACTAGGAGTGACAATATCGTGCCAGGTAGCGTTGCAAAAATCAAGGTCATTGGTGTTGGCGGGGGTGGTGGTAACGCAGTTAACCGCATGATTGCCAGTGATGTCAGTGGAGTAGAGTTCTGGTCAATTAACACAGATGCTCAAGCACTAGCCCAATCATCAGCCCCCCAACGCTTACAAATGGGGCAGAAGTTGACCCGAGGGTTGGGAGCAGGAGGGAACCCAGCCATTGGTCAAAAAGCCGCAGAAGAATCCCGGGAGGAAATTGCCCAGGCTCTCGAAGACACTGACTTGGTTTTCATTACAGCTGGGATGGGGGGTGGTACTGGCACAGGAGCTGCCCCGATTGTAGCAGAAGTCGCTAAAGAGATGGGTGCTTTAACCGTGGGAGTGGTCACTCGTCCATTTACCTTTGAAGGACGCCGCCGTACTTCCCAAGCCGAGGAAGGAATTGCCGCTCTGGGGAGTCGAGTCGATACCCTAATTGTTATTCCCAATAATAAACTCTTGTCAGTGATTTCAGAACAGACTCCTGTTCAAGAAGCATTTAAAGTAGCTGATGATATCCTACGTCAGGGGGTACAAGGGATCTCTGATATTATTACTATTCCTGGCTTGGTGAATGTGGATTTTGCCGATGTGCGAGCGGTGATGGCAGATGCTGGTTCGGCTCTGATGGGCATCGGAATGGGTTCTGGAAAATCCCGAGCCAGAGAGGCAGCAGTAGCTGCCATTTCTTCTCCTCTGCTGGAGTCTTCTATTGAAGGGGCTAGAGGGGTAGTTTTAAATATTACTGGTGGCAGTGATCTGACCCTCCATGAAGTGAATTCAGCAGCAGAAACTGTTTATGAAGTGGTTGATCCCAATGCCAATATCATCTTTGGAGCAGTAATTGATGATAAGCTCCAGGGTGAAATTAGAATTACTGTGATTGCTACTGGATTTACCGGAGAAGCCCAGTCTGCACCTAAATCTGTGGAAACTCCCCTGAATCGGCGACCGATTGCTCCTACACCGATGCCCCCTACTCCCAAGGTTGAGCCTAAGAGTAGACCAGGATTAGATATTCCAGAATTCCTGCAACGGCGTCGTTTTCCTAGAGGACCAAAGGAGTAGAAAAAAACTGACGGAAACCAAATGGCATGGAAGTAAAGCAAAGCAACCTATAGCCAAGGCAAGACTGTTGTCGCTCCCCTTGGTAATTGCTGATTTTACTACTAGGCGTGAAAACTTCCCTAGACATTGCTCCTGAGCCTGAACCCATGGGAAACTTTTTTCGGTTATCACTATCAATAGTCAGTCAGACTATGGAGCGGGAGTTTTTTTTGACTATCTCCCTAGCTTTTAGCCAACAAGGGCTGCCCACAGATTAAAATTTCAACTATTCTTGCCTTGGATGAAGTTTAGCTATACTTATGACTTCTAATCACCGAACCAACCCCCCTATGCCCAAATCCAGTAGCGATCGTTACCCTAGTTCAACATCGGCAAACAAATCGAATACATACTGTCCGTCAGTACCAATTTCTGTCTACCGGGAACTAGCAGCTGAGTTGCAAGCAACACAGGCGATGTTGGACTCTCTCCATTCTCAAAATCAGCATTTAGTTAAACAACACCAGCAGCTGCGACAGGAAGTTAAAAAAGTTATTAATTCAGCTCTGCATCTACAGCAGGTGATCAATTCCTTAGAACCAGTGAGTCCAGCTGAAGTCCATCGACCTCAGCGAGTAAAGCCACCGGAAGCCCGTCAAGCTCCACCAATTCCACCCCAGCGCACCGCTACAACTATCCCAGGGGGTGAATTTTCCCCACCTCAGAGGAAACCTCAAACCCCTCCCTCTTCCTATCGAGAAACTTTAGTGATTGAACAAGAAGACAATCGCTCCCTGCGAACTTCCCAACCAGAGGCAGTCTCATATGTCAATGGCTGGGTGTTGGTTATAGCCATCTTGGGAATTGTCTTGAGCGCATTTGGTGCTGGCTTTTTGGTGGTGAAACCGATACTAGATAGTAATCGTTGAACCATTGTGCTGGTTGATTAATCGATTAATGGCGGGTTCTTTGAGATTCATCCGCCAATCTATTGTTGTACTCAACCTCGCCTGTATTTACCGCTATTTTCGCCTCCGCATTGCACCATTAACTGTAAAATTACCATAATTACTGCCAAGGGAAATCGGTTTGTAGCAGTTAATGGCCAGGTCTATAAGGTTTGCCAGGGTCAATTGTGCCCAGAACATTGGCTGATCACAGATCTTTTTACTTAGATCAAATCCACAGTCATTAGTCAGTGGTGAAGGGCAACAAAAAACCTGCTCAACCTGAGTTCGAGATTAGCGATCGCTCCACGAAAGACTAAGGGATATAAGCTTTGGGCAACTAGGGTATATTAAGGCTTTCAGCGTTACGTTGAACTCAGGTTAAAATTCATAACAATGAATTTTAGCAGAGTGAGTATTTAACGGGAAGTAGAACTGGTAGTACACAGCAAGCCATTCTAGGTCCGTTGTGAGTCCCCTATTCACGTGAGTTCGATATCAGGGTACACTCCAGAAAAAATCACGGTGCGCGCCTCCTAGGGCGCGAGGGATTGCTCGCGCCCTAGGGTCGCACCGCAGGGATACAGGCTTTCAGAGACTAGGATAGATTAAGGCTTTCAGCGTTAGGTCGAACTCAGGTTCTTCCTATGATGACTGAAGTTACCCCTCCTCGTTGATATCCCTAGCCATAGTTTTTGAGGAGCGTCTGACCAACAGACTTACATCTGTGATGGATTTAAGAAACACGAAGCGGCAGCAAATGCCTCAACCATAGGGGTTTGACAAAGTCTTTCTGCCAGAGATGGGTTTGAATTGATCGGGACACAACTGGCAGGTAAAACTCATATTAATGACCAAAATGGCAAGCAGTTCTCAGAAAGAGGATTTACAATGAACTATCAGGTTTCTATGAGTATGAGCGTGCAACTGTGATTCCCTATGACTTTCTAAAAGCGATCGCAAATGAACACGGTGTATCTAAAGCCGAGCTAGAGGTTGTGGCTTTGGCGATGGAGGGTCAATCGACAAACGCGATCGCAAAAATCCTCAACATTAGTGAACATGCAGTGCGCAAAAGACTCAGCGAGGTCTACAAAAAGTTTCCTATATCGGGTACAGGGCCTGTAAAGCTAACCAAACTGCAACAGCTGCTGGTCAATCGCTATCAGACTCATATAGAAACCCAGGATATCTCCTCTAACTGCAGAAGCTATACCCCTATCTCTACTGTCCAATCCTCAAACCCCAAGCACATGGATTGGGGTGAGGCACCAGATGTTTCTGTTTTCTATGGTCGCACTGAAGAACTACGCCAGTTAGAAACATGGATTGTTAAGGATCGTTGCCGATTGGTGGCACTACAGGGTATGGCAGGGATTGGTAAAACCACCTTGTCAGTGAAGCTGGCTAAACAAATTCAGGATCAGTTCAAGTATGTGGTATGGCGTTCCTTACGTCAGGCACCCCGGTTAGAGGATATCCTAGCAGAACTGCTCCAATCTTTATCTGGGCCCCTAGAAACTGTAGGATATGAAACCGCCGAGGGGTCAAACCCACTCCCTAGTTGTCAAACTGCCAAGGAGCGTATCTCCCAACTAATTGAGTACTGCCGCCAACACCGCTGTTTGATAGTCCTCAACGGTGCCGAATCTATTCTACAAATTGGTACACTTGCGGGCATCTACCGAGAAGGCTATGAAGGCTATGGTGAATTCATCAGACGCTGGGGAGAAGAACCCCATCAAAGCTGTTTGTTGATTACCAATCAGGAGAAACTCAGCGAAATTTCGTTACAAGAAGGAGAGACTTCACCTGTGCGTTCCTTAAAACTTGAAGGTTTAGGGGAAGCCGCTCAGTATATTTTGCAGGAAAAAGGATTGTCTGGGCAGAAAAACTGGGACTATTTAATTAAGGCGTATCGTGGGAATCCCTTGATGTTAAAACTTGTTGCCATAACCATCAAAGAAGTTTTTGATGGCAGTGTGACCGATTTTTTGGCAACTACCCTATTTACCCATGACGTTAGTGACTTTATCGAAGAAATCTTAGATCGGTTATCAGATTTGGAACATAAAATTATATATACCATGGCTAGTCACAAAGAACCTGTAATCCTAACTCAATTACAGGATGAATTACTGGAGATATCGCCTCAGGAATTACTCAGGGCTTTAGCCTCCCTGAGACAGCGCTCCCTAGTAGAAAAATCTCAAGGCGGGTTCACCTTGCCTCCTGCAGTCATGGAAGTGACTAACCAATTAATTGCTGAGCGAGAATAGTCAGAATATCCCAGTTTACTAAATTTTTGCAACTATTAATAGTTAAATTTAACTGGGTGATATCGAGTCCAGTTAATCAATTTGTCTTCAGGTAAATCGTTAATTGTAAATTGTTAATGGTCAAAGGTCAATTAACAATTTACAATTAACAACAACTAACAATTCACAAACAACCAAGAATGATAAGTATTCAATTGGACATGATATGACTCAACAGGGTTTCTAGGCTTTAAATACAATGGCTGGATCAATACGAGTCACCTTTTGGATAGCGAACAAACCCGAAGTTACACACATTACCACAGTTATGCCAAAAACACCTGTGGCAGATACTGGCGTGATCAAAAGGATAATTCCTTTTGATTTAACCCACACACTCAACCCCCAGCAAAGGAGCATACCAGGCAGATAACCAAGAACAGCCATCCACAATGCTTGCTCCACAATAACACTATAAATAAAGCGATCCGGTGCGCCCATCGCTTTTAGGGTACCAAACTCTTTGATATGGTCAGAAACCGAGGCATACAGAATCTGAGTGACCACTACCATGCCAACAATCACTCCCACAGCAGCACCTAGACCTAATACAAAACCAAGACCTGTTCGCACCTGCCAGTAATTTCGGGTCTTGCGTGCCATCTCAACCTTCGTATAAGCACGAGTCCCGGGTAAAGCAGCGTCTAAATTCTGCTTGAGTTGCTCAAGATCCTGACCTAGTTTAGCCTTTACCATGATATAGGTAATGGGGTCTGTTAGGCTCAAAGGTGTAGGTTCAGGAATCTCCGACTCATCAGACTTATTCAAAGACTTTGACTTTTCGTAAATAGTGGTACACTGCAAATTATCTGAAGATTCTACAGTGCAGTTAAGCTTAGAGGTATAGCTGGTGTTGATATAGGTATTGGCATTTTCTAAGGAAGTAAATAAGAATGGGCTAGCTACAAGGGATTGACTCTCCGTGGTTAAGCCGACCAATCGAGCAGGCAAGAAGTTAACCGTAGCGGTATCACCGATATCTGTCACATTGAGCGTCGGTAATCTGCTTTGATCCACCATAACCGTGTAAGGCTCCTTAAGGGTCTTCAGTCTACCCCGAGTGATTTTTCCAGGTTGGAACAGTTTTCCCCCTAGGTCAAATCCAATCAACTTAACAGGACTGGTATCTCCCTTAAGAGGACGCCATCGACCTGACCCCATCAGTAGTGCTTCTGCTCGCTCCACACCTTTGACTCGTTGAGCTTGATCTAGCTGATTTTTTAAAAGTGGCTCGGTTAGCTCAAACTGAACCATTCGGTCAGAACTTACCCATATATCTGCCTCGGATCCCTCAATCAGAAGAACTGTAGAGCGAGTGAACCCGTTGAGCAGACCAGTTTGGATTGTGACTAAGCTAACGGCAAACATAATTCCTGCTTGAGCGACCAGAAAGCGAGGAATGTCTGCCCAGAGGTTTTTGCGAGCAATAGAGACCATAGGAGATTATGCCGAGAGAACTTTTAAGTAATATCACGTCCGAGAGCATAGAAATTGTAAGGTGTGGGTTTTTGGTAATTGTTATTTCTCCCAACCTTGGGTTCGAAGAAGACCTGATCGCAAGCGCCAGCCACGAAAACTATTCCATGGGCATACTCTCTTGATTTAAAAAGCTTCCAGAACTTAATAGGGCAAGGGTTTCATGGGTGTAGCGGGTTCTTCTGAATGCTTACAGTCAAAGTCATAAAGCCAGTGTAACTCATAGACTTTTAATTAACTAACATTAACTAACCAGTAAATTTTTGTAAATCCCTGCCAAGATGGCAACACAGCTCAGTGGCAAGAGTGATACATTTCAGTAGTTTTCTGGCATAGAAGGTCATAAATAATCAAAAACTTCCGTCAATGCGTAAATACCCCATAGTGTCTCTCTTGTAATTTGTGTAAACTCACGGATACATCAACCTCATAAAATTCTGTAGCATTGAGCTAGCAGTTACCTGATCAATCATATTTTACTTGTGCATCTCGGTGAAAGTCTTTAACTGTTCCCGGTGTTTTTTCTTGCCTATGGTTAAGAAAGCCTCTTGCCAATCGGCAAATTATTCCGGTAATGGCAGCACTAGGACAATCAGTTTTGCTGACAACGGCAATCAGGTAAACCAAAGGCAATGATGGCGATAGAACAAAATTATCCTCTAATTCCAATCAAAGAGTTTACTTCCGTCAAACAAGCTGGGTTGTTTGAAATTTTGAAGCAGCCTCGGTTTAGCGGTCAACTCATTCTAAGTGATCCTAGTAAACAAGAATGGATATTTCACATTTATATGGGTCGCCTCATGTATGCTACCGGAGGGACTCATCCAGTGAGACGGTGGCGTAGAAACCTACTCATTCACTGTCCTCAGACATCTGCTCAGCTTTCATCACTGCAAGAGGATCTAGCTAATACCAATTGGGAAGATGTCAATGTCTGTTGGGACTATCATTTGCTATGCCTATGGGTAGATCTGCACAAGGTTACCCGTGATCAAGCCGTCAAAATGATTCAGTCTGTCATGGTAGAAATACTTTTTGATGTTACCCAAGGGATGCAGATCACCTATCAAATCAAACCAGATTCCTCATCATCATTATCATCATTATTTAAACCACTGGTCTTGATTGACGCAGAGCAAGTCATCCATGAAGCTGATCAACTTTGGGAAGCTTGGCAAAGTGCTCGTGTAGCAGACCGCTGCCCTAATCGGGCACCAATAATCAGGCAGCCCGAGCAACTGAGAGTTAAAACATCCCCTCAGGCGTACCAAACTATGACCAAGCTGTTGAATGGACAATATACCCTACGAGACTTAGCCATACTAATGAAACGGGATGCTAGGGCAGTTACTCTGTCGATTCTGCCTCACCTGCAATCAGGATTAGTGGAACTAATAGATATTCCGGATTTACCTGCTCCAGTTTCACTACCTCCGAACGAAACATCGGTAAAAACTGTACCTGAGCAGAAACCTTTGATTGCCTGCGTGGATGATAGTCCCCTGATCTGCCAAAGCATGGAAAAAATTCTTACCTCAGAAGGCTATCGCTTTGTGGCTATTAATGATGCACTTAGGGCGATCGCTACTTTGTTAGCTAGTAAGCCAGAGTTGATATTTTTAGATCTAGTCATGCCAAATGCTAATGGCTATGAAATTTGCGGTCAATTGCGTAGGCTCTCCTTTTTCCGCAATACTCCGATCGTGATTTTGACCGGTAACGACGGCATCATCGACCGTGTGAGAGCTAAGATGGTTGGCTCCTCAGATTTTCTGAGTAAACCCATCAATCCTGAAGAGGTATTGAGAGTTATCATTAAACATCTTAAACAAGTTAATTAGAATTGACTAGATAGCCGAAATTTAAGTGTTTACAAAAAAATATGTTTAAACACTTGCTTACTTGATTATAATTTTAGAGTTATTTAAATCGGATAAAAATGGTTACCGCATTAATTGTTGAAGATTCATTAACTGATCTAGAAATTTTCAGAGGTTATCTCAAGGAAAATGGGTTTAATGTATTAACTGCCCATAATGGATCAGAAGCCCTAGAAAAAATTAGCAGTAATCAGCTGGATTTGATTGTCCTTGATGTTGTCCTTCCGGATCGCAGTGGTTTTGAAATTTGTCGAACCCTTAAAAATGAAGCTAAGACAAGCCAAATACCTGTGATAATCTGCTCCACCAAAGATACTGAAATGGATAAATTTTGGGCGTTGAAGCAGGGAGCAGATGCTTACCTGTATAAACCTGTTGATAACGCAGAACTCCTAAAAATAATTAACCAACTGGTCAAGGGCTAAATCTGAGCTATAAAGAAAGAGAGATCATCATGGTATCCAAGTTTGTCCCAGCTTTAGCTTCCCCGTCATCAGCCACTGAAACTGCTGCGAATGAAATTAGACAGCAGTTTCTGCGGTTTCATCTGGTACCTGATACTACTGCTTTAATGCCAATTAATCAGCTGACTGAAGTGCTGACCATTGCTGTTGGTCAAATTATTCCAATTGCCCATATGCCACCTTGGGTGATGGGTGTTTACAACTGGCGGGGTGAAGTTCTTTGGATGGTCGATCTCGGACACATTGTGGGACTAACTCCTTGGCATCAGCAACCGGTAAATACATCACACTACACCTCCTTAGTGTTGCATATCCAGTCTCATGATCCTAAGTCCGTTAAATACAACCAAATGCTAGGGTTGGTCGTCAACCGGGTAGAGGACATTGAATGGTGCAATCCCGATTTGATTCAACCTCTGCCGTCATCAAGCATGAATCCTGAATTGGCAAAGTTTTTACAGGGATATTGGCTGAAACATGGTGGTGAAATGCTAGTAGTTTTTGATGGAAAACTAATTTTTGATACCATGTGTTAATCATAATATTCAGCGACTTTTACCTACTCGTAGTATTTCCTCATTAATCATCATAAATAATTATACTGTTTAAGTTAATAAATTATTACAATAATTACAAATTTACGGGAATCAAAACTAAGTGTTTAATCATGAAAAAAGAAACGAATAATTTTAATTATAATGCCAAAAAGCCAAATAATAATGATATGGCAAAATCCCAAAAGGCGCTGGTTAAGACACTTTTGCCTGAGTCAACTATTCCTAACGTTAAATTGCGGGTTGTTCAAGAGTTAACAGAACCTGAGACCAAGATAAACCATTTGCCAGACCAAGATATCAACGTAGCAGATCAGCTTCTGGAACTGGTCAAAACTGAAAAAAAAAATCAGAGTAATAAAAATACTCTCAGCCGCCAGTTGTTGACAACGATTATGCCAACGGTATTGATTCCTCTGACTCTGGCTAGTCTAGTAAGTTACAGAATTGTTCACGACCATGACAAAGAGCGAAATAAA
Coding sequences within it:
- a CDS encoding P-loop NTPase fold protein encodes the protein MELHLPRFFKACNPAKTLDMGNPEDHPYYIDFSAVRGGKIIEALGRTITRLSPDEPTCQLFTGHIGCGKSTELLRLKAELEKQQFHVVYFESSQDLDMVDVDVSDILLSIARSVCESLEAISIQLRASYFSKLFNEIKDFLQTPIEFSTEAEFSVGIAKITARSKDSPQQRQLLRQHLEPRTQSILNAINEEILQSAIQQLKLRGKRGLVVIIDNLDRVDNRSMASGRSQPEYLFIDRGTQLRRLNCHVVYTLPLSLMFSNEYETLKNRVGGGVAPKILPMVPIQLRDGRDYPEGMALLRQLLLARAFPMVDPQQRLNLIPLVFDSPETLDRMCRISGGHVRNLLGLLYNCLQHEDPPFSRSCLESVIKGYRDDLTLAVEEEEWKLLSQVVQQQSVKGEQEYQTLLRSMFVYEYQDQQGRWFGINPALAETEKFRSLAL
- a CDS encoding NB-ARC domain-containing protein — encoded protein: MIPYDFLKAIANEHGVSKAELEVVALAMEGQSTNAIAKILNISEHAVRKRLSEVYKKFPISGTGPVKLTKLQQLLVNRYQTHIETQDISSNCRSYTPISTVQSSNPKHMDWGEAPDVSVFYGRTEELRQLETWIVKDRCRLVALQGMAGIGKTTLSVKLAKQIQDQFKYVVWRSLRQAPRLEDILAELLQSLSGPLETVGYETAEGSNPLPSCQTAKERISQLIEYCRQHRCLIVLNGAESILQIGTLAGIYREGYEGYGEFIRRWGEEPHQSCLLITNQEKLSEISLQEGETSPVRSLKLEGLGEAAQYILQEKGLSGQKNWDYLIKAYRGNPLMLKLVAITIKEVFDGSVTDFLATTLFTHDVSDFIEEILDRLSDLEHKIIYTMASHKEPVILTQLQDELLEISPQELLRALASLRQRSLVEKSQGGFTLPPAVMEVTNQLIAERE
- the ftsZ gene encoding cell division protein FtsZ, which translates into the protein MTLNSQLGLAAQSSKIIAEADLSLGSDNTHPFSNSVLQFGQTYDSNRIPREETRSDNIVPGSVAKIKVIGVGGGGGNAVNRMIASDVSGVEFWSINTDAQALAQSSAPQRLQMGQKLTRGLGAGGNPAIGQKAAEESREEIAQALEDTDLVFITAGMGGGTGTGAAPIVAEVAKEMGALTVGVVTRPFTFEGRRRTSQAEEGIAALGSRVDTLIVIPNNKLLSVISEQTPVQEAFKVADDILRQGVQGISDIITIPGLVNVDFADVRAVMADAGSALMGIGMGSGKSRAREAAVAAISSPLLESSIEGARGVVLNITGGSDLTLHEVNSAAETVYEVVDPNANIIFGAVIDDKLQGEIRITVIATGFTGEAQSAPKSVETPLNRRPIAPTPMPPTPKVEPKSRPGLDIPEFLQRRRFPRGPKE
- a CDS encoding FtsQ-type POTRA domain-containing protein, whose protein sequence is MTNIASVSQSQLSNRRKQLRRIRRIQFYQRIWRTLLVGGIAGSLLWAITLPDWMIRHPEQIEIQGNYWLSAEAIRSLLPLSYPQSLLQVQPQVLAEFLESEAPIASALVSRQLIPPGLTIQVRERQPVAIAEQSKLQTRKTKNSTPTLGLVDEQGIWSPKSSYEPLSANLQLPKLKVIGQNSVYRPYWFDFYQAVSQSAVKVFEIDWRNPANLILKTELGNVHLGPYTERFPTQLRVLDQMRELPKRTQKSKIAYIDLQNPDLPSIQMMTDYESVQSRVK